One segment of Triticum aestivum cultivar Chinese Spring chromosome 2A, IWGSC CS RefSeq v2.1, whole genome shotgun sequence DNA contains the following:
- the LOC123187367 gene encoding eukaryotic translation initiation factor 2 subunit alpha homolog, with protein sequence MPPNLECRMYEPRFPEVDAAVMIQVKHIADMGAYVSLLEYNNIEGMILFSELSRRRIRSISSLIKVGRQEPSMVLRVDRDKGYIDLSKRRVSEEEAATCEDRYNKSKLVHSIMRHAADTLGVDLEPLYQRIGWPLYRRYGHAFEAFKLIVTDPDAVLDVLTYEETVVGPDGEEVTKVVPAVTPEVKDALVRNIRRRMTPQPLKIRADVEMKCFQFDGVLHIKEAMRKAEAAGNADCPVKIKLVAPPLYVLTTQTLDKDQGIAVLTNATKICAEAIEKHKGKLVVKEAARAVSERDDKLFADTIEKLKLAGEEVDGDDNSEEEDNGMGDVDFTKAGAGAD encoded by the exons ATGCCGCCGAACCTCGAGTGCCGGATGTACGAGCCGCGGTTCCCGGAGGTGGACGCGGCGGTGATGATCCAGGTGAAGCACATCGCCGACATGGGCGCCTACGTCTCCCTCCTCGAGTACAACAACATCGAGGGCATGATCCTCTTCTCCGAGCTCTCCCGCCGCCGCATCcgctccatctcctccctcatcaAGGTCGGCCGCCAGGAGCCCTCCATGGTGCTCCGCGTCGACCGCGACAAGGGCTACATCGACCTCTCCAAGCGCCGCGTCTCCGAGGAGGAGGCAGCCACCTGCGAGGACCGCTACAACAAGTCCAAGCTCGTCCACTCCATCATGCGCCACGCCGCCGACACCCTCGGCGTCGACCTCGAGCCCCTCTACCAGCGCATCGGCTGGCCGCTCTACCGCAGGTACGGCCACGCCTTCGAGGCCTTCAAGCTCATCGTCACCGACCCCGACGCCGTGCTCGACGTCCTCACCTACGAGGAGACCGTCGTCGGCCCCGATGGCGAGGAG GTTACTAAAGTTGTGCCGGCTGTCACCCCTGAGGTTAAGGATGCACTGGTCAGGAACATAAGGAGGAGAATGACACCACAGCCTCTCAAGATTCGTGCTGATGTTGAGATGAAATGCTTCCAGTTTGACGGTGTTCTCCACATTAAG GAAGCCATGAGGAAAGCTGAAGCTGCTGGAAATGCTGATTGCCCTGTGAAGATTAAGCTAGTTGCTCCTCCGCTTTATGTTCTGACCACACAGACACTTGACAAA GACCAGGGGATAGCAGTTCTGACAAATGCAACCAAAATTTGTGCCGAGGCAATTGAAAAGCACAAGGGGAAATTGGTGGTGAAGGAAGCCGCTAGAGCT GTGAGCGAGAGAGACGACAAGCTGTTTGCGGACACGATTGAGAAGCTGAAGCTAGCAGGCGAGGAGGTGGACGGCGACGACAACAGCGAGGAGGAGGACAATGGCATGGGAGACGTAGACTTCACAAAGGCTGGCGCTGGCGCGGACTGA